Proteins encoded by one window of Streptomyces uncialis:
- the dapE gene encoding succinyl-diaminopimelate desuccinylase, whose protein sequence is MDRTAPAATPSSQERPAPVLDLDLDQDAAQLTARLVDIPSESGTEKPLADAIETALRALPHLTVHRYGNNVVARTELGRAQRVVLAGHIDTVPIADNVPSRLDEDGVLWGCGTCDMKSGVAVQLRIARTVTEPNRDLTFVFYDNEEVAAERNGLKHLAAAHPSWLEADFAVLLEPSDQQVEGGCQGTLRVLLRTRGERAHSARSWLGSNAIHAAAPILARLAGYRPRYPVIDGLEYREGLNAVRIEGGVAGNVIPDLCTVTVNFRYAPDRTEDEALAHVREVFADCGIDEFVIDDHSGAAMPGLSHPAARAFIEAVGGTPQPKYGWTDVSRFSALGVPAVNYGPGNPHLAHKRDERVDTGKILAAEDRLRVWLTS, encoded by the coding sequence ATGGACCGCACCGCACCCGCCGCAACCCCGTCGTCCCAGGAGCGCCCCGCGCCCGTCCTGGACCTCGACCTCGACCAGGACGCCGCCCAGCTCACCGCCCGGCTCGTGGACATCCCGTCCGAGAGCGGCACGGAGAAGCCCCTCGCGGACGCGATCGAGACGGCCCTGCGCGCGCTCCCGCACCTGACGGTCCACCGCTACGGCAACAACGTCGTCGCGCGCACGGAACTCGGCCGCGCGCAGCGCGTCGTGCTCGCCGGGCACATCGACACCGTGCCCATCGCGGACAACGTCCCCTCCCGCCTCGACGAGGACGGCGTCCTGTGGGGCTGCGGCACCTGCGACATGAAGTCCGGTGTCGCCGTGCAGCTGCGGATCGCCCGCACCGTCACCGAGCCCAACCGCGACCTCACCTTCGTGTTCTACGACAACGAGGAGGTCGCCGCCGAGCGCAACGGGCTCAAGCACCTCGCCGCGGCCCACCCGAGCTGGCTGGAGGCCGATTTCGCGGTCCTCCTCGAACCCTCCGACCAGCAGGTCGAGGGCGGCTGCCAGGGCACCCTGCGGGTCCTGCTGCGCACCCGCGGCGAACGCGCCCACTCCGCGCGCTCATGGCTCGGCTCCAACGCGATCCACGCCGCCGCCCCGATCCTCGCCCGGCTCGCCGGCTACCGGCCCCGCTACCCGGTCATCGACGGGCTGGAGTACCGCGAGGGGCTGAACGCCGTACGCATCGAGGGCGGCGTCGCCGGGAACGTCATCCCGGACCTCTGCACCGTCACCGTCAACTTCCGCTACGCCCCGGACCGCACGGAGGACGAGGCGCTCGCCCATGTGCGGGAGGTCTTCGCGGACTGCGGGATCGACGAGTTCGTGATCGACGACCACAGCGGCGCCGCGATGCCGGGGCTGTCGCACCCGGCGGCCCGTGCCTTCATCGAGGCGGTGGGCGGCACCCCGCAGCCCAAGTACGGCTGGACGGATGTGTCGCGGTTCAGCGCGCTGGGCGTGCCCGCGGTGAACTACGGGCCCGGCAACCCGCACCTCGCGCACAAGCGGGACGAGCGGGTGGACACCGGCAAGATCCTCGCGGCGGAGGACCGGCTGCGGGTCTGGCTCACCTCCTGA
- a CDS encoding heavy metal transporter has translation MSEPTRPVRRGRLLRLGAAVVVLLAVAGYVVTHYLTGGRGAARCVVVSGMGDGASYEFSSDQAVNAATIAAVGTARGMPERAVTIALATALQESGLRNITHGDRDSVGLFQQRPSQGWGTAEQIQDPVYSAAEFYRHLDEVAGYSRLPLTVAAQRVQRSGFPQAYAKHEPDATLLSAALTGRSEASLTCEDGDAVRAASPSAVRTALVRDFGRGVLQPAGATVAGEDTPPASAAPSPRMGGRALLVPVPRGQEDGRGSRQRGWELAHWAVANAAALGIDKVSYAGREWTGDRWRDTGAGAAGRGPDQVRIVTGQ, from the coding sequence GTGTCCGAACCCACCCGCCCCGTACGGCGCGGCCGCCTCCTGAGACTCGGGGCGGCCGTGGTCGTCCTGCTCGCGGTCGCGGGCTATGTGGTGACGCACTACCTGACCGGTGGGCGGGGCGCCGCGCGCTGTGTGGTCGTGTCCGGGATGGGTGACGGGGCGTCCTACGAGTTCTCGTCCGACCAGGCGGTCAACGCGGCGACGATCGCGGCCGTCGGCACCGCGCGCGGGATGCCCGAGCGGGCGGTGACGATCGCGCTGGCGACCGCGCTCCAGGAGTCCGGGCTGCGCAACATCACGCACGGCGACCGGGACTCGGTCGGACTGTTCCAGCAGCGGCCCTCGCAGGGCTGGGGCACCGCGGAGCAGATCCAGGACCCGGTGTACTCGGCGGCCGAGTTCTACCGGCATCTGGACGAGGTGGCGGGCTACTCGCGGCTGCCGCTGACGGTCGCGGCCCAGCGGGTGCAGCGCAGCGGCTTCCCGCAGGCGTACGCGAAGCACGAACCGGACGCCACCCTGCTGTCGGCCGCACTGACCGGCCGCTCCGAGGCGTCACTGACCTGCGAGGACGGCGACGCGGTCCGCGCCGCCTCACCGTCGGCGGTACGCACCGCGCTGGTACGGGACTTCGGGCGCGGGGTGCTCCAGCCCGCGGGCGCCACGGTGGCGGGCGAGGACACTCCCCCGGCGTCCGCGGCTCCTTCGCCGCGCATGGGGGGCCGGGCGCTGCTGGTGCCCGTACCGCGCGGCCAGGAGGACGGGCGCGGGAGCCGTCAGCGGGGCTGGGAGCTGGCGCACTGGGCGGTGGCGAACGCGGCGGCGCTCGGGATCGACAAGGTCTCCTACGCGGGCCGGGAGTGGACGGGCGACCGCTGGCGCGACACCGGTGCGGGCGCGGCGGGGCGCGGGCCGGATCAGGTCCGAATCGTCACTGGACAGTAG
- a CDS encoding ATP-binding protein, translated as MSLPLTRRIAQAALLLAATAAPVVGAAGSASAVDLPTAAPLGGLSALDGANVGNTVDGAATNAGKTAGDAGSKAVKKAVPQAGKTVGKGAKKAAPAAQKTAGSLGGGAGEVLGGVTGSAAKGGLPGGGLPLG; from the coding sequence ATGTCCCTCCCCCTGACCCGCCGGATCGCTCAGGCCGCGCTGCTGCTCGCGGCGACAGCGGCACCCGTGGTCGGTGCGGCCGGCTCCGCCAGCGCCGTCGACCTGCCCACCGCCGCCCCCCTGGGCGGGCTCTCCGCGCTCGACGGGGCCAACGTCGGCAACACCGTCGACGGCGCCGCGACCAATGCCGGCAAGACCGCCGGGGACGCCGGGAGCAAGGCCGTCAAGAAGGCCGTGCCGCAGGCCGGGAAGACCGTCGGCAAGGGCGCGAAGAAGGCCGCGCCGGCCGCGCAGAAGACCGCGGGGAGCCTTGGCGGCGGCGCGGGTGAGGTGCTCGGTGGGGTGACCGGGTCCGCCGCCAAGGGTGGGCTGCCGGGTGGTGGGCTTCCCCTCGGCTGA
- the dapC gene encoding succinyldiaminopimelate transaminase, translating to MSATEAPVDRLPVFPWDRLEPYKATAAAHPDGIVDLSVGTPVDPVPDLIQKALVAAADSPGYPTVWGTPQLRDALTGWCARRLGAKGLTHKGVLPVVGSKEFVAWLPTQLGLGPGDKVAYPRLAYPTYEVGARLARAEYVTYDNPLDLDPTGLRLLWLNSPSNPTGRVLSRAELAETVAWARAHGVLVVSDECYLELGWEADPVSVLHPDVCGDSHQGLVAVHSLSKRSNLAGYRAAFVAGDEAVLGPLLQLRKHGGMMTSAPTQAAVVAALSDDTHVQEQRARYLARRATLRTALEAAGFRIDHSEASLYLWATRDEPCWDTVAHLATLGILAAPGDFYGEAGARHIRIALTATDDRVTAAATRLT from the coding sequence GTGTCCGCGACCGAAGCGCCCGTCGACCGTCTGCCCGTCTTCCCGTGGGACAGGCTGGAGCCGTACAAGGCGACGGCCGCCGCCCACCCGGACGGCATCGTCGACCTCTCCGTCGGCACCCCCGTGGACCCCGTCCCGGACCTGATCCAGAAGGCGCTGGTCGCGGCGGCCGACTCACCGGGCTATCCCACCGTCTGGGGCACCCCGCAGCTGCGGGACGCGCTCACCGGCTGGTGCGCGCGGCGGCTCGGCGCGAAGGGGCTCACCCACAAGGGCGTCCTGCCGGTCGTCGGCTCCAAGGAGTTCGTCGCCTGGCTGCCCACCCAACTGGGCCTCGGCCCCGGGGACAAGGTCGCCTACCCGCGCCTGGCGTACCCCACGTACGAGGTCGGCGCGCGCCTGGCCCGCGCCGAGTACGTCACGTACGACAACCCCCTCGACCTCGATCCCACCGGTCTGCGGCTGCTGTGGCTGAACTCCCCGTCGAACCCGACGGGCCGGGTGCTGTCCCGCGCGGAACTCGCCGAAACCGTCGCCTGGGCGCGTGCGCACGGCGTGCTGGTCGTCTCCGACGAGTGCTACCTGGAGCTGGGCTGGGAGGCCGACCCGGTGTCGGTGCTCCACCCGGACGTGTGCGGCGACTCCCACCAGGGTCTGGTGGCCGTCCACTCGCTGTCCAAGCGGTCCAACCTCGCGGGGTACCGGGCCGCGTTCGTCGCGGGCGACGAGGCCGTCCTCGGCCCGCTGCTCCAGCTGCGCAAGCACGGCGGCATGATGACCTCGGCGCCCACCCAGGCCGCCGTCGTCGCGGCCCTCTCCGACGACACCCATGTCCAGGAGCAGCGCGCCCGCTACCTGGCCCGCCGCGCCACCCTGCGCACGGCGCTGGAAGCCGCGGGCTTCCGTATCGACCACAGCGAGGCCAGCCTCTATCTGTGGGCCACCCGCGACGAGCCCTGCTGGGACACCGTGGCCCACCTGGCCACCCTGGGCATCCTCGCGGCCCCCGGCGACTTCTACGGTGAGGCGGGCGCCCGCCACATCCGCATCGCCCTCACAGCCACCGATGACCGGGTAACCGCAGCAGCCACCCGCCTCACCTGA
- the fdxA gene encoding ferredoxin, giving the protein MTYVIAQPCVDVKDKACIEECPVDCIYEGSRSLYIHPDECVDCGACEPVCPVEAIFYEDDTPEEWKDYYKANVEYFDELGSPGGASKLGLIERDHPFIAALPPQNQ; this is encoded by the coding sequence GTGACCTACGTCATCGCGCAGCCTTGTGTCGACGTCAAGGACAAGGCGTGCATCGAGGAGTGCCCGGTCGACTGCATCTACGAGGGCTCGCGGTCCTTGTACATCCACCCGGACGAATGCGTCGACTGCGGTGCCTGTGAGCCGGTCTGCCCGGTCGAGGCGATCTTCTACGAGGACGACACCCCGGAGGAGTGGAAGGACTACTACAAGGCGAACGTCGAGTACTTCGACGAGCTCGGCTCCCCCGGTGGTGCCAGCAAGCTCGGGCTGATCGAACGTGACCACCCCTTCATCGCCGCACTGCCGCCGCAGAACCAGTAG
- a CDS encoding GNAT family N-acetyltransferase: MEFGTPGRLEVRITPADVGKRVSIRRLHHSAEDAAKFTDTVGVLTSWDAGVLMVTRRTGEAVRIAESSLVAGKVVPDVPARRRGPAASYEELARVAARSWQPVESGRLGDWELRAAGGFTRRANSVLPLGDPGVPLDEALTRVREWYAARELPAYVQTATGSPGAQDALHSELTSRGWLVEVSAELRTGALAPLADTGAGPGAVRLERGFDDGWLRRYQRSPESGETVRRVLAAGPSVWFASVGGGAGEVPAAIGRCVVDGRWAGFMAVEVDPGQRRRGLGTAVMAALAGRALAEGASAAWLQVEADNTAARAMYDRAGCRTHHTYHHHRAPEGP; this comes from the coding sequence GTGGAATTCGGCACGCCAGGGCGGCTTGAGGTCCGTATCACACCTGCTGACGTGGGCAAACGCGTCTCGATTCGCAGACTCCACCACTCGGCGGAAGATGCGGCGAAGTTCACCGACACGGTCGGGGTTCTCACATCCTGGGACGCCGGTGTCCTCATGGTGACCAGGCGCACCGGGGAGGCCGTCCGGATCGCCGAATCGTCCCTGGTGGCGGGGAAGGTCGTCCCGGACGTCCCGGCGCGGCGGCGGGGTCCGGCGGCCTCGTACGAGGAGCTGGCGCGGGTCGCGGCGCGGTCCTGGCAGCCGGTCGAGAGCGGACGCCTCGGGGACTGGGAGCTGCGGGCCGCCGGGGGATTCACCCGGCGCGCCAACTCGGTGCTGCCGCTCGGTGATCCGGGAGTACCGCTGGACGAGGCCCTGACGCGGGTACGGGAGTGGTACGCGGCACGGGAGTTGCCCGCGTACGTCCAGACCGCCACCGGGTCCCCCGGGGCCCAGGACGCGCTCCACTCGGAGTTGACGTCCCGTGGCTGGCTCGTGGAGGTGTCGGCGGAGCTGCGGACCGGCGCGCTGGCGCCGCTCGCGGACACGGGCGCCGGGCCCGGAGCCGTACGGCTGGAGCGGGGTTTCGACGACGGCTGGCTGCGCCGGTACCAGCGTTCCCCGGAGTCCGGGGAGACGGTGCGCCGGGTGCTCGCGGCGGGTCCGTCGGTGTGGTTCGCGTCGGTCGGCGGCGGGGCGGGCGAGGTACCCGCAGCGATCGGGCGCTGTGTCGTGGACGGCCGCTGGGCCGGGTTCATGGCCGTCGAGGTCGACCCCGGGCAGCGGCGGCGGGGGCTGGGCACGGCCGTGATGGCCGCGCTCGCCGGTCGGGCGCTCGCGGAGGGCGCGTCGGCGGCCTGGCTCCAGGTCGAGGCGGACAACACGGCGGCGCGCGCGATGTACGACCGCGCGGGGTGCCGTACCCATCACACGTATCACCACCACCGGGCGCCCGAAGGGCCCTGA
- a CDS encoding transglutaminase family protein encodes MRESEWRRRFAEEARAERPDLATMCLLIGAEADPARTAADLDAAHAELDRLAGELPYRPGGAREWAVAVGELLGGRYGYRGAPEDYRRLTSSLLPEVLERRRGLPILLSVVWLEVARRAGAPVYGVALPGHFVVGFGPPGEQVLADPFDGGRLLTGDDAEALVRGATGAPLDPSALRPADPLEIVTRVLDNIRVWARERPERSDVSLWAVELALTLPSHPARLRYERAQLLVRRGDFPGGAAELEAYAEVVAAVDPDAARELLAQALAARALLN; translated from the coding sequence GTGCGGGAGAGCGAGTGGCGGCGGAGGTTCGCCGAGGAGGCCAGGGCCGAACGCCCGGATCTGGCGACGATGTGCCTGCTCATCGGGGCCGAGGCCGATCCGGCGCGGACCGCGGCCGATCTGGACGCGGCGCACGCGGAACTCGACCGGCTGGCGGGCGAGCTCCCCTACCGGCCCGGCGGCGCGCGGGAGTGGGCCGTGGCCGTCGGGGAACTCCTCGGCGGGCGGTACGGGTACCGGGGCGCCCCGGAGGACTACCGGCGGCTCACGTCGTCACTGCTGCCGGAGGTGCTGGAGCGGCGGCGCGGGCTGCCGATCCTGCTGTCCGTGGTGTGGCTGGAGGTCGCCCGCCGGGCCGGGGCGCCGGTGTACGGGGTGGCGCTGCCGGGGCACTTCGTGGTCGGGTTCGGGCCGCCCGGGGAGCAGGTGCTCGCTGATCCGTTCGACGGCGGGCGGCTGCTGACCGGGGATGACGCCGAGGCGCTGGTCAGGGGTGCGACGGGGGCGCCGCTCGATCCCTCGGCGCTGCGGCCCGCCGATCCGCTGGAGATCGTCACCCGCGTCCTCGACAACATCCGCGTGTGGGCGCGGGAAAGGCCCGAGCGGTCGGACGTGTCGCTGTGGGCGGTCGAGCTGGCGCTGACGCTGCCCTCGCATCCGGCGCGGCTGCGCTACGAGCGGGCCCAGCTGCTGGTGCGGCGGGGCGATTTCCCCGGCGGCGCGGCGGAGCTGGAGGCGTACGCGGAGGTGGTCGCGGCGGTCGACCCGGACGCGGCCCGGGAGCTGCTGGCGCAGGCCCTCGCCGCGCGGGCGCTGCTGAACTGA
- a CDS encoding DUF6113 family protein: MSGDRPGAAAGGGPAPGGFLLQGPPPPARIAAYAVLFALGLVIGVAGSLVQGGLFPGGLLLALAGTAGLFLGGSFLTRTRGGAVAPAAGWLVMVVLLTSSRPEGDFLFATGVGSYVYLLGGIAVAVMSATLGARVQPGGVPSRLGK; this comes from the coding sequence ATGAGCGGCGACCGGCCGGGCGCCGCGGCCGGCGGCGGTCCCGCCCCGGGCGGCTTCCTGCTCCAGGGCCCGCCGCCCCCGGCCCGGATCGCCGCCTACGCGGTGCTCTTCGCCCTGGGCCTGGTGATCGGCGTGGCGGGCTCACTCGTCCAAGGCGGGCTGTTCCCGGGTGGGTTGCTGCTCGCGCTCGCCGGCACGGCCGGACTGTTCCTCGGCGGCTCGTTCCTCACCCGCACCCGCGGCGGAGCGGTCGCCCCCGCCGCCGGCTGGCTCGTCATGGTCGTCCTGCTGACCTCCAGCCGCCCGGAAGGCGACTTCCTCTTCGCCACCGGGGTCGGCTCGTACGTGTATCTTCTCGGCGGGATCGCGGTCGCTGTGATGTCCGCCACCCTCGGCGCGAGGGTGCAACCGGGTGGCGTTCCCTCCCGACTTGGGAAGTGA
- the mshB gene encoding N-acetyl-1-D-myo-inositol-2-amino-2-deoxy-alpha-D-glucopyranoside deacetylase produces the protein MMELPARRLLLVHAHPDDESITNGATMAKYAAEGARVTLVTCTLGEEGEVIPPGLGRLTADREDVLGAHRAGELAAAMQALGVHDHRYLGGAGRYRDSGMTGLPQNRREGSFWSADLDEAAAHLVEIIREVRPQVLVTYDPDGGYGHPDHVKAHRVAVRAADLAGERAYRRDLGEPHTIEKIYWNRVPRSVAEDGFARLDAALPGLPFPRAAEVGDVPGVAADETVTTVIDGSAYATRKADAMRAHVTQVVVEGPWFALSNQLAQPLFATEYYELARGTAAGAPETDLFAGITGASPAPPAARNGHTDGRPAGTSGAPGGRSQVR, from the coding sequence ATGATGGAACTGCCCGCGCGGCGCCTGCTCCTCGTGCACGCGCACCCCGACGACGAGTCGATCACCAACGGGGCCACCATGGCCAAGTACGCGGCCGAAGGCGCCCGCGTGACCCTGGTCACCTGCACCCTGGGCGAGGAGGGCGAGGTCATCCCGCCCGGTCTGGGGCGGCTGACCGCCGACCGGGAGGACGTCCTGGGCGCCCACCGGGCCGGCGAGCTGGCGGCCGCCATGCAGGCCCTCGGCGTCCATGATCATCGTTATCTCGGGGGTGCCGGCCGCTATCGCGACTCCGGTATGACCGGCCTGCCCCAGAACCGCCGCGAGGGCTCCTTCTGGAGCGCCGACCTGGACGAGGCCGCCGCCCATCTGGTCGAGATCATCCGCGAGGTCCGCCCGCAGGTCCTGGTCACCTACGACCCCGACGGCGGCTACGGCCACCCCGACCACGTCAAGGCGCACCGGGTCGCCGTCCGCGCCGCCGACCTCGCGGGTGAACGCGCGTACCGCCGTGACCTCGGTGAACCGCACACCATCGAGAAGATCTACTGGAACCGCGTCCCGAGGTCGGTCGCCGAGGACGGCTTCGCCCGGCTCGACGCGGCCCTGCCCGGTCTGCCGTTCCCCCGGGCCGCCGAGGTCGGGGACGTCCCGGGGGTCGCCGCCGACGAGACGGTCACCACCGTCATCGACGGCAGCGCCTACGCGACCCGCAAGGCCGACGCGATGCGCGCCCATGTCACCCAGGTCGTGGTCGAGGGCCCCTGGTTCGCGCTCTCCAACCAGCTGGCGCAGCCGCTGTTCGCCACCGAATACTACGAGTTGGCGCGCGGCACCGCCGCGGGCGCCCCCGAGACGGATCTGTTCGCCGGGATCACCGGCGCGTCCCCCGCCCCGCCCGCCGCCCGCAACGGCCACACGGACGGGCGGCCCGCGGGCACGTCCGGCGCGCCCGGCGGCCGGAGCCAGGTCCGATGA
- a CDS encoding S9 family peptidase — protein sequence MTSEPLSFPRQYARTQRFTLGAPRTFRVSPDGERVIFLRSRSGTDRANLLWVLDLATGAERVVADPSQLLAGGTERLSPAERARRERLREGGAGIVGYATDDAAELAAFTLSGRLFVAEPRTGAVRELAVPGPVIDPRPSPDGRHVAYVSDGALRVVRVAADDGTGGGPDDRALAAPEAATVTYGLAEFIAAEEMERSRGFWWSPGSDRLLVARADDAPVRRWWITDPAHPDRAPEQIAYPLAGSPNAEVRLFALGLDGSRTEVVHDRERYPYLARVHWSAAGPPLLLVQARDQRSQVYLAVDPDSGSTRMVHAEDAEPWLDLFPGVPCWTPDGRLVRITDEGGARVLAVGDRPLTGAQLHVRAVLDVSADDVLVSASAGAEAADPETGEVHVYRVGELGVERLSQEPGVHGATRTGEVTVLISAVPHTPGARTRVWRDDKPVAEVTSYAERPDLTPRVTLTEGGTRRIPCAVLLPSGHPVDGAPLPVLLDPYGGPHAARVHAAHNAYLTSQWYADQGFAVVVADGRGTPHRSPGWEKAIHQDLTVTLDDQIDALQGLAGRFPLDLSRVAIRGWSYGGYLAALAVLRRPDVFHAAVAGAPVTDWRLYDTHYTERYLGDPAEHPAVYAANSLVTDDGLAAPAGQHRPLMIVHGLADDNVVFGHSLRLSSALLAAGRPHEVLPLSGVTHMAAQEEVAENLLLLQVDFLRRSLGLD from the coding sequence ATGACTTCCGAGCCCCTGTCATTCCCGCGTCAGTATGCCCGTACTCAGCGCTTCACTCTGGGTGCTCCCCGCACGTTCAGGGTGTCCCCTGATGGGGAACGCGTCATTTTTCTCCGGTCGCGTTCCGGTACCGATCGGGCGAATCTCCTCTGGGTGCTGGACCTGGCGACGGGCGCCGAACGCGTCGTCGCGGACCCGTCGCAGCTGCTCGCGGGCGGTACGGAGCGGCTGTCCCCCGCCGAACGGGCCCGTCGTGAGCGGCTGCGGGAGGGCGGCGCGGGCATCGTCGGGTACGCGACGGACGACGCCGCGGAGTTGGCGGCTTTCACACTCTCCGGACGGCTGTTCGTGGCGGAGCCGCGTACCGGCGCGGTACGTGAACTCGCCGTACCGGGACCGGTGATCGATCCCCGGCCGTCCCCGGACGGGCGTCATGTCGCCTATGTGAGCGACGGCGCCCTGCGGGTGGTGCGGGTCGCGGCGGACGACGGCACCGGCGGGGGGCCCGACGACAGGGCGCTGGCCGCGCCCGAGGCGGCGACCGTGACCTACGGGCTCGCCGAGTTCATCGCCGCCGAGGAGATGGAGCGCTCCCGCGGCTTCTGGTGGTCGCCCGGCTCCGACCGGCTGCTGGTGGCCCGCGCCGACGACGCCCCGGTGCGCCGGTGGTGGATCACCGACCCGGCGCACCCCGACCGCGCGCCGGAGCAGATCGCCTATCCCCTGGCGGGCTCCCCGAACGCCGAGGTGCGGCTGTTCGCGCTGGGGCTCGACGGCTCCCGCACCGAGGTGGTCCACGACCGAGAGCGCTATCCGTACCTGGCGCGGGTGCACTGGTCGGCGGCCGGTCCCCCGCTGCTGCTCGTCCAGGCGAGGGACCAGCGGTCGCAGGTGTACCTCGCGGTGGACCCGGACAGCGGTTCGACCCGGATGGTGCACGCGGAGGACGCGGAGCCCTGGCTGGATCTTTTCCCCGGCGTCCCGTGCTGGACACCGGACGGACGGCTGGTGCGGATCACCGACGAGGGCGGCGCCCGGGTCCTGGCGGTGGGCGACCGGCCGCTGACCGGAGCGCAGTTGCACGTACGCGCCGTGCTCGACGTGTCCGCCGACGATGTCCTGGTGTCGGCCTCCGCGGGCGCCGAGGCGGCCGACCCGGAGACCGGCGAGGTCCATGTGTACCGGGTCGGCGAGCTGGGCGTGGAGCGCCTCTCGCAGGAGCCGGGGGTGCACGGGGCGACCCGCACCGGCGAGGTGACCGTACTGATCTCGGCGGTGCCGCACACCCCCGGCGCACGGACACGGGTGTGGCGGGACGACAAGCCCGTGGCGGAGGTGACGTCGTACGCCGAACGGCCGGATCTCACCCCGCGCGTGACGCTCACGGAGGGGGGCACACGCCGGATTCCGTGCGCCGTCCTGCTCCCCTCCGGCCACCCCGTGGACGGTGCGCCGCTGCCCGTCCTGCTCGACCCGTACGGCGGCCCGCACGCCGCCCGGGTGCACGCGGCGCACAACGCCTATCTGACCTCCCAGTGGTACGCGGACCAGGGCTTCGCCGTCGTCGTCGCCGACGGACGCGGCACCCCGCACCGCTCCCCCGGCTGGGAGAAGGCGATCCACCAGGACCTGACGGTCACCCTGGACGACCAGATCGACGCCTTGCAGGGGCTCGCCGGACGTTTCCCGCTGGACCTGTCCCGGGTGGCGATCCGGGGCTGGTCGTACGGCGGCTATCTCGCGGCGCTCGCCGTGCTGCGGCGGCCGGATGTGTTCCACGCGGCGGTCGCCGGCGCCCCCGTCACGGACTGGCGGCTGTACGACACCCACTACACCGAGCGGTATCTCGGGGACCCCGCCGAGCACCCGGCCGTGTACGCGGCGAACTCCCTGGTCACCGACGACGGCCTGGCCGCGCCCGCCGGGCAGCACCGGCCGCTGATGATCGTGCACGGACTGGCCGACGACAACGTCGTCTTCGGGCACAGTCTGCGGCTGTCGTCGGCGCTGCTCGCCGCAGGCCGGCCGCACGAGGTGCTGCCGCTGTCCGGGGTCACCCATATGGCCGCACAGGAAGAGGTGGCCGAAAACCTGCTGCTGCTCCAGGTGGACTTCCTGCGCCGGTCGCTCGGTCTGGACTAG
- a CDS encoding ABC transporter ATP-binding protein codes for MPVDERLDAPVAPGEPILEVRGLVKHYPLTQGILFKKQVGAVKAVDGVDFDLHQGETLGIVGESGCGKSTVAKMLVHLERPTAGVIKYKGEDITRLSGRALKAVRRNIQMVFQDPYTSLNPRMTVGDIIGEPYDIHPEVAPKGDRRRKVRELLDVVGLNPEYINRYPHQFSGGQRQRIGIARGLALRPEIIVADEPVSALDVSVQAQVINLMARLQDEFDLSYLFIAHDLSIVRHISDRVGVMYLGRIVELGTDLEIYDHPTHPYTQALLSAVPVPDPEAREHRERVILTGDVPSPANPPSGCRFRTRCWKAQERCALEVPLLAVPAEFRYAGGLAAHASACHFAEEKRVVPPDPDSDPASDPASGPPDGPPPDTPPDGPPDSPPDGAPPDGPPDGAPPDRTPPDGPRPPHV; via the coding sequence CTGCCCGTCGACGAACGGCTGGACGCGCCCGTCGCCCCCGGCGAGCCGATCCTGGAGGTCCGCGGGCTGGTCAAGCACTATCCGCTGACCCAGGGCATCCTCTTCAAGAAGCAGGTCGGCGCGGTCAAGGCCGTCGACGGTGTCGACTTCGATCTGCACCAGGGCGAGACGCTGGGGATCGTGGGGGAGTCCGGCTGCGGCAAGTCGACCGTCGCGAAGATGCTCGTCCATCTGGAACGCCCCACGGCCGGAGTGATCAAGTACAAGGGCGAGGACATCACCCGCTTGTCGGGGCGCGCGCTGAAGGCGGTGCGCCGCAACATCCAGATGGTGTTCCAGGACCCGTACACCTCGCTGAACCCCCGGATGACCGTCGGGGACATCATCGGTGAGCCGTACGACATCCACCCCGAGGTGGCCCCGAAGGGCGACCGGCGCCGCAAGGTACGGGAACTGCTCGATGTGGTGGGGCTCAACCCGGAGTACATCAACCGCTACCCGCACCAGTTCTCCGGCGGTCAGCGCCAGCGCATCGGTATCGCCCGCGGCCTCGCGCTGCGACCGGAGATCATCGTCGCCGACGAACCGGTCTCCGCGCTCGACGTGTCCGTGCAGGCGCAGGTCATCAATCTGATGGCGCGGCTCCAGGACGAGTTCGACCTCTCGTACCTCTTCATCGCGCACGATCTGTCGATCGTCCGGCACATCTCCGACCGGGTCGGGGTGATGTACCTGGGCCGCATCGTGGAACTCGGCACCGATCTGGAGATCTACGACCACCCGACGCATCCGTACACCCAGGCACTGCTGTCCGCGGTGCCGGTCCCCGACCCCGAGGCGCGCGAGCACCGCGAGCGCGTCATCCTCACCGGGGACGTGCCCTCACCGGCGAACCCGCCGTCCGGCTGCCGCTTCCGCACCCGCTGCTGGAAGGCCCAGGAGCGCTGTGCGCTGGAGGTGCCGCTGCTCGCGGTCCCCGCCGAGTTCCGCTACGCCGGGGGACTGGCGGCGCACGCGTCGGCCTGCCACTTCGCGGAGGAGAAGCGGGTGGTCCCCCCGGACCCGGACAGCGACCCGGCATCCGACCCGGCATCCGGCCCCCCGGACGGCCCTCCGCCGGACACCCCTCCGGACGGCCCCCCGGACAGCCCCCCGGACGGCGCGCCCCCCGACGGCCCCCCGGACGGCGCACCTCCTGACCGCACACCCCCCGACGGCCCCCGGCCGCCCCATGTCTGA